A window of Acropora muricata isolate sample 2 chromosome 6, ASM3666990v1, whole genome shotgun sequence genomic DNA:
TTCGCGTCCTAACGGTAATTGAAAATGAGCTGTACTGTTGAACAGACGGAATTTTTGGAGAATCTTCGTCTACATCTAATCGACCTCTCTAGGAGGCTAGAGCAAGATTCGGGTGATGATGTTGCGGActatatatacaacacgcaacactttcaacagacttgcgcgttaagagttaaattcaaatcctgtggttctagaactatcaaaggagaaagaaccttgtccaTCGAGCTGCAAagttagctcgatcagatagctgcaagaaacataagaatttctctagacaagcgtatagctctCTAGaggtaaacctacgacgtctccgaagtaaCACGTGGggaggcaaatatgatacccgtgaaaagaatttatctgctgtacttgcaaacagttctaatcatagccgggcccggcgtcacaatatacaattcaagtaaacaacacgtttacggtaaacgtcatattttgtccctctaaagcaaattcttggagactttaaaatatatcttgcaatagaaatgagcaaaaaacaatacactaacacatggcaaattatagaggtgtcaaactcaacgaagcgacatgcagataacagcggaaatcaagcagacctatgacctcttgccataacacgatctaatagctctattttatccttataacacaacacgaagtgtccttcctaaacaagagtgaagctactaaaaggtcgagagaccgaaaagaaaacggcaaatatacaaatgccacgaactgtaggagtcgtgtaagcctgtcaacttctttttgcacaaattcgcagattgggacaatggaagagctggcgagctcaaaatgtataaaggtatgtacatctaaacgattcaccatgtttctaaagtattttatttgactaatacatgacttttaggggtactccattttaggtactccatagggtactccatggagtagggctccgcgttttgtgttctccctgTAGTTTGCGTTGATGTATAAGGAACAGAGATTTATAAAGAACGTTTACGGTACGAGTTTTGATATTTCGGAGATAATCTTGCGTGTAAAGTCTTTCTTatgttcggaaaatgtttatgtcaacggtcaagaaacgtgcagaaaagaagtaagttttcgcagaaaatgtgagaaaaaacttaattggcaattaaccatgtgataagagttgcgattcgaaattaatggtaaggaaaaacacttacacgccatgaaacgtgcacaaagaagcaagttttcgctaaaaaatgtcaaaagaaacttcattgttaactaatggtgcgacaagagttacaattcgaaagtaatggtaaagaaaagtttgcattattaattttgacccaaataACGCGCCatatattttcgcagccaaattgaggctattatccatcggttttaaaaatatgGGGAATAtcccccagttttagctggggaatatattcgcccacgtgacgcgtttagaccaatcgcgcgcgagcgacaatatttgatggattataaatgtGGTTATGTTGGCTATGCAAAAGACCCGTGTTGGGTGGATGGACCCGACAATTTAGCCAAGAAAGAGAGAACAACTTCaacttcaattcaatttaagaaCGAGGACCGTAACTTTTACCGCTGCAAGACTCTTTGAATAAAGCGGCCTTTGGAAGGTTGAAGAGGAAGTATGGCGGCTACATAGACAAGGTCAGGGTCATCTTTAACAGCAAAAGCCGCAAGAGTTTCGCACGTCTATGTACTAATCTGGAGTCGACTTCTTTTGGAGGTAAGACCGAAAGGGAAAGATCTAGAGTGAGGATCATAATATAagcttttccatttttttttaaactcaagGATGCTAGTGTTTTCCCATACAAATCACAATGAGGCTTTACGGCTGGATTAAATCCAGCCTTGTAAGTCTGAGGGCAGGTTCCAAATTTCAGGCCATGGCCTATTTCAGTCGTCCAGAATCTAGTAAGTATGGTAAATACGATTTGGCGTATCGACAAAGGTTAAAGTTTGCCAGTTTGAATTATCAGTCGAAAGCCAATGTGAATAATTAACTGATGCTTAAGTATGTTACGAAACGTGCATGTTTGCTTGCAGctattaaaaaaacattttgttctTGTGGCAAAATGCCCTctttgaattttcattttttcacagtgctttttttttcctgcgtTTCTTGTctttattcaaaacaaaataaaacaataagaATACTGGAATAACAAACGATTTGGTAAGTGTGGAATTTTCTGAACAAGGCCTCATGAGTAGGAAATTGAGACATCTGTTTTAACCAAAGCGGATTATACCCCCAAGTGATACGAAATCACACCATTACTGTACAAGCAATTGAAAAAGCATATTATTAATGTGCTATGAGGCAAGTGAAAAACCAACCATTGCATCAATTATTGATAACACAGAAAATGTGTTGTTCAGGGACCAAGGAAATAATTTTGGGAAAACATACCTGGCCAGGACAAACAAGCATTAGGAGTCACTGTCCTGCCATTTATCACGCATTTGTACGCTATCTTTTTTACTCTGGAGCCCTAAAATATTAACCCAAGCAAAAGAGTAGTAGAGCTCTTTCCCtacagcccccccccccctctgcTACAAACTTGAAAGTAATGCTCATtggcaggaaaaaaaacaggcAGGTATTTTTCCCTCTTATCTTAATTCTGTTAGAAAGCTTGTAAAGACTCCCTTATCCCACTGAAGTTGCCagtaaaaataaacacaaattcTCCTGTGGTCGCAAGTCCTAGTCATGAGCTTCGCTCCTGATGAAGATAGAAGTCaaggttttgaattttcttggtTTGGCAAGCGCTCCCTTCATTGACACAGGGTCACCAAAATAGTCAGCAATGCGTGCTGACCCAAGGGTCATGTGCAATGGCCCAGCACGTAGTGTGGGTTATATTCTTGTTGGTAAACAACACAGTCCAGTATGAGACTGCATTAGAGCTAGCATGAAGATGTGGACACTTTGCTGTGCCATGTGGGTTTTGCTCCTCTCTGTACTGTCAGTGCAGAGTGGATTAGGATTGAATTCTTGCAATAGTAAGTAATCATCACATGGAGCACATTTgtcaaaacaatgataattattgtttaattaTAAGGCACAGAGTTAATTGACTAGTGCAGCTTCTTTCATTCACAAGAATTAAAGGGATTTGTCTGATACATTAAACTTTGAAAAACACACAAGTTTGTCTTAATTAAGGCTACCGAGATTTCAGATCCCCAGTGCGGTAAGTAttcaaatatttatttattgtgtTTCCATGAAGTGGTGTTTCAGACTGTTCTGCTATTTTCATGGAAAGTAAGATGTTATTGGTATTTAGAGCATTTGAATTGTTTGAAGTAGGCGAAGCTATGGGAGAGCTTCATCGAGACCAGGTGTAATGCAGCCATCAATATTCGTGTCATGTTTCCCTGCAGtcatgtttgattttgtttaaaCTGCAATATTTGCACAACTGCTATTTACCTCGTAGCCTtcaattattacttttttgaTTGCATTCATTATTTATTCAGCAGATTTATGTCAGTTCTTCTGGTCTATTCTTCTTGCCTGACTTGCAACTTAgtctaaaatgaaatttaaaaaattagacTGAAAACTGCCAAGGAAGAATTTTCTATGAGCTTTTTTTCATCACTGAGTGACAGTTGTACTCATCAATtaacttaaaaagaaattggtgcATTACCTGACCAACCAGTTACAGAAGCTTTCATATCtatctttatttacattttttatgAGTATTTCCTGTCAATTTTGAAATTGCGTGTCTATAAAAGTAAATTGAAAAGTACTCTGAAATGTTTGTGTTGTGTAGAACCATGCATTTACAGATGTCATTAGTAATGTTATGGACATTTCTGCTTTTTCAAACTATACTTGAAATTATAGAAGAAACAACCTTTGTCTGCTAATTTCTGCAATACTTTAGGATAGATTTACTTTTTTGAGACTAGTTTAAGTTTTCAGAAGTAAGACTACCTTTATATCTGTCTGGTTTTGATATAGACCACAAAATTACGtatgtttttgtcattttgttctGTCCTCGCCAAATTTCACAGAGTTATGCAGACACAAGCAAATACACAATCATAGAACTAGATTTTTAAGTTAATTTTGCGAAACAAGGCTCTTGTGAATAATTATAAGAAGCCCCAGGggtgaccatttttttttctcagtgtaTTATCAAGTATACACACAGATTGATTTGCATGAAATTCTAAGAcaaatttaaatgaaatttaatacctagttgtaaacaaaaacttttctgaaaatttgtgactaactttttttctgttttgtgacTAAAGTGTCACCTCTAGGTTCTTAAGTGGGACCTTCAATTTTTCTTGATTAGTTCTAATCTGATGGCTTCTTTTGACAGCCAGTGGCTGTAAATTCATGGATTCCGTCCACCATCTATAGTGCATTCACCTCTTCCTTTATTCAAGGAAACATGATCAGCGGTTGCAGAACCGAGGTCAATAATTTAGCATATTATGCCTGGAACTAAAgcttaatttgttttcttttgaaagtGCTGTTTTCACATGTTCAGACATGTAAggtgtcattaaaaaaaaaaaaaaaacgccccCTCCAGGCCACCATGTCAAGCATGTCTGAGTTTGCTTTGAGTCTGGTTTCGTAGCCATTGTGATGCTTTCGTGATCACTTAAAATTGAGCACTTTCTTGATCAGTTGGTTGTTTAAAGAGGAAGGGAAATTTATAAGTGGATtgaaattgttatttctttattgGTTCAGTGGTTTACTATCCAATTAAAAACCAATGATCATGTATCAATAGATTTAGTGTATTTCTTTCATACAAATGCAAGACGCAAGTATGAAACAAAGAATTCCATATGTAATAGGTATCTCAATTTTGggagtattttttttaatgcagtcataaatgcaatttaatggATTGAGCAAATCTTTCAAGCAGCAGCAGTTGTCTTGTGCAATGGTGATGTTATGTAACATGTACATGGATCCCACTTGTCTTTGGGGTTTTGGATTTGTGATTGATACAGTACGTGAAGTGCCTTTTTCTGCAGGATGAGGATTCTATTTCAAGCATTTAAATATTAGTGTTTTTGTGTGTTGTACCTAGTCGCTATTTGCATTCCAGTCCTTCCCATGCCATGTTTAGCTGATGGTATCAGTGTGACCAGTGCCAAATCTTTCCTCCCCTGGGAGGTGGTGGCTCTTAGCTGAGTTGCCACTGGATTAGCCAGCCATGGAAGTGGTCTCCATCTACGAGCTGGCTGGCAACAATCAGGAAGTTCCTGGATGttctcaggcacccaacctcaaCATCAATCACAACTCGGTTGTTAACTATATTGTATCAGGAAGTTCAATATGTTGATCATTATTTATCATTCATCACTCAGtgataaaaaaagaaactccTTTTCCTCTACCTTGTAGATTGTACTACTCCCTTGGGTTTAGAGGATTTGAGGATACATGACTCACAACTAACAGCACAGTCCCATTATGAAAGTTTATCCATTGGGGGCGGCAAGTCAGTTGACACAGAACCCAAATGTGCACGTCTCAATAAAAACAATTGTGCTTGGTGTGCCCCACGTGGAAATGGCCAATACCTACAAGTGGACTTGCGTCGAAATTTTATAATAACTGGTATTGCAACTCAAGGATTTGAGGCTCTAAGCGATTACTACGTGAAGAGGTACAAAGTCTCTCACAGCAGAAATGGACACACATGGAGTCATATCTTTCCAGTAAGTATTAGCTTTGTTATGACATCACGAGGTAGTCATTTAACTTGCCTTGTTGAACCGCCATTAAAGAGTTGTTGTTCGTAAGTTGTTGAAGTAATTTCAACCCAAACACTACAAACTTGACCTTTCGTGAAATCAGTAACAGTAACAGTGACAATGACAAATTATACTACTAGTAATATTTATAGTGATATTAATGCGGCTTAATGTAATTTAGACTAAGTTAAAATCATTCAGTAAACTGGTCAGCGTTAATCATGGACCCTGCGACCCTACTTGACATACAGATTTTCGCAGAGCTTCAGATGATGCTTACTCTCTCTGGAAGGTCATGCTGTGCTTTCAAGCTCCAAATCTTGCATAACTTTTATAAACAGTCTCAATTTTGTGAGATTTCCTTGCAGCTTGTCAATATGTTAGGATGCAAATGTCAGCTTTTAATAGGAGTCACTACAgtgccatttttctttccacttAAGTCTCAGTAGATTCATTCAAGCGCTGTTACTCTACTAACTGTGGTCACTAATAAATCGAAATGTTAAATCATTAAAAATGAAATCAGATTTTGGAAATCAGTTTTTAGGACTGACTACTCTCTCAGAACACTacacattttgaaaaacaaagccTGGTCTCTGGAAGCTAAATAAGTGCTTCTTActtgttaatttttaaattaatccTTACTTAattagtttttgaaaaaatgaatttttaaaaaagtgaataaagttgttgttcaTCGCATTGCAGGAGGTGTTGAGAGGAAATCGTGATGGCAGATCAGTGGTGAGGCATACCTTCACTCCACCGGTGTATGCAAGGTATATCAAAGTCTATCCTGTGGCATACAGGTACAGAATCTGTATGAGAATGGAGCTGTATGGCTGCTCAAACTGTAAGTTATTAATCTGGCTCATTTCCCTCTCTTTTTTgatcaaatgaaaaataaatcaaatcacTACATAAGCTTCCAATTATTTTGAGTGTGCTAACTTGAGTAATGACATACTGACCCTCAAGTGCATGCATATGCTCTTTGTGGAAAAACAGAGAGCTaagcataatattattattactgtaaaCACTCTACTAGAGCCCATGCccattattttgtattttacatttcatAACTGTTTAATTTCATTATACTGTATTTTCTACCTTTATGTAGCCTCTTCTGCCCTGAGCACAACACCAGCACCCTCAACTCAAAGTGACCGTGCAAATAAAACAACACCTGAAAGTGTTCCACCAACCATGAGAACAACAGCTGCATCAAGCACAGAAATGCCATTGATTCTTTTTTCAGCTACAGgtataaaatattaatatacTTATACGTACATCAGTAACTTCTTAGGTTTTCATACTTCTCCCtgtattattttttcaaaagatGTCATTTTAAGACATGAAACCTTTATTgctaattttcaaatttattgctATGAGCACTGGCAGATCTTATTACAGATTTTATTCTTTAAGCGAATGCTctacgtgaaaaaaaaaaaagctaaggATAATATTTTTATAAATTTGCTGTAAACACATAACTGGTGGCCATGCCcattatttgtactctacagtTCATTATTAGTAACTGTAAGTGGTGCAAATAATATACCTGAAAATGTTCCACCAACCACTAGAACAACAGCTGCATCAAGCACAGAAAAGGCAATGATTAGTCATTCAGCTTCAGGTAAACTTAACTAGCAACATTAGTATCTTTTGAGGCGCCATACATCTCCATTTATGTATCAAAAGATGTCTTAGAAAAAGATGTTTAAGAATGTGAAATTGTTATtgctattttaaatttatttctgcGAGCACTGAACCGTTATAGCCAGCCTTACGATACAGGAATGTTTACATGCTTGTTTATGTGCTTGTTTACATGCTTGTGACTGTCCTCATAACCAGCtacttttgttgttttgctccggggggggggggggggttacttTAGgcatttctgggtggggatgtgccgctaggacccTGGAACCCTTaacctatactagagctagttcagctgaattttgctACCCtttactagagtaaactccccaaatgcCCGTACCTAGAGTAGCTGTTTAcctagtctagataaaatcttcaaccaactgatcagtttcctgaaaaatgacaccctattctagacccaaacgctctgatgtatcctagagtaaactgcttgaaaatcataaccttcacagcggcacatacctatatagcccatatatggcagtaccccccccccccccggagtTTTGCTCTCCACAATCACCAGTAACCTGGAATCCTATAGcctccagggcccagttgttcaaagcctgattaagctaatcctagattagcgtaaattttaattgctctcCATTTACggctaaaggaggatttgccgcaaagttgtggcccaataacgttataaattacaaatttgttttccttaacccttgatcttgtgaaaaatcctccttcaacggtaaataaataaaagtaaaataagtaaaaatttctactattccaggattagcttaatcaggctttgaacaattgGGCCCAGGATATTGTGTCCTCCCTCTCACCCCCAAGtcttttttaatgtttatgaAGGATCAGTATAGAGGAGGTCATATCAACTGAATGCTTCTCACGTGTTAGGTAATCCATCATTTCAATACTAACAATACTGCTACtactgttaataataatatttagtaataataataataataataacaataataataataataataataataataatagtaacaataacaattaccTCCATAATATTGTTGTTTTACATGATATGAATTTCAGACCAGCTAATTGAAAGTGGCAAAGTCTTGATAACCACTCCCAGAGCAAAAGAAACTCTGCCATCAGAAAGACACAGTTTGCAAACTGGAAATATAGCAGCGATTGCCAGGGATGATTCAAAAAAACCCTCCTCCGAAAAACTGATTACTGCTCTTGTTGTTGTGGGCGTAGCTGTGGTGATAATTGTCATTTGCTTGCTGGTTTGGTTAAATCACCTTCAAAAAAGGAAGTGGTGAGTAAACAGTTCTCAGTTTGATTAAAGCTTGACACTTTGGCTTTAGGCAAACCAGTGATCAGGTGGAAACTGGTCTTGATGACATGTATCTATGGCAACCACTAACAAATTACATGCTTAGTAAGACTGTGGAATATTATTTGGTTGGTTACATGAGGTCTTTCAATTCTACCTCATTGTTAGTATTGTGCGGATGATAAGCTACCAGTCTGTAAAACAAGcattttgtgctttttttttcttcagcatAATGGCCTTCCTAACTATACCATCAATTAAAGAGGCCCCTTGCCTAGAAAAATATGAAGCTTTGTTGTTTGAAATCTTGAATGCTAAATTTATTCTTTATGCATTGTCATTTTTTACTGCATTTTCAGTGCTTATCCCTGTCCAGGCGATGAAATAGATGCACAGTTGTTATGAAGCTCATTGTATTTCAACTGCAGCTGTGTTGGTACCACAAAGGATCAACACCTGAGGTCATTACTTGGTTGCTTTCACAGTTGGAGTATAAGACTAATCAATGTTTATGACATACATAATTTACTCCAGACATGATTCAGTCATTAAGTCAAGGATTAcctttctgaatttttaaatcccattgttttcattttcagtttcCTCTTATGTTCTATTCATATGTGTAATCACTAGTTTCAAATATGAAGTCATTAATTAACGcgggagcctatgagcaggagcatgcaactccattatatttctgtcacggcgttttcatagaccgatttatttttaaatcgaatctactttgaatgagactcccgtgggagtgccataaccaatcacaagactctaattgacgtcactgcgtcactggaccggaactgcctttctttcacaaaagaaaaggtatactaaaaacagatcagtctgtaaaaatgccgtgacataggcttagtatg
This region includes:
- the LOC136919282 gene encoding discoidin, CUB and LCCL domain-containing protein 2-like isoform X2, whose protein sequence is MYKDCTTPLGLEDLRIHDSQLTAQSHYESLSIGGGKSVDTEPKCARLNKNNCAWCAPRGNGQYLQVDLRRNFIITGIATQGFEALSDYYVKRYKVSHSRNGHTWSHIFPEVLRGNRDGRSVVRHTFTPPVYARYIKVYPVAYRYRICMRMELYGCSNSSSALSTTPAPSTQSDRANKTTPESVPPTMRTTAASSTEMPLILFSATDQLIESGKVLITTPRAKETLPSERHSLQTGNIAAIARDDSKKPSSEKLITALVVVGVAVVIIVICLLVWLNHLQKRKCAYPCPGDEIDAQLL
- the LOC136919282 gene encoding discoidin, CUB and LCCL domain-containing protein 2-like isoform X1: MKMWTLCCAMWVLLLSVLSVQSGLGLNSCNNCTTPLGLEDLRIHDSQLTAQSHYESLSIGGGKSVDTEPKCARLNKNNCAWCAPRGNGQYLQVDLRRNFIITGIATQGFEALSDYYVKRYKVSHSRNGHTWSHIFPEVLRGNRDGRSVVRHTFTPPVYARYIKVYPVAYRYRICMRMELYGCSNSSSALSTTPAPSTQSDRANKTTPESVPPTMRTTAASSTEMPLILFSATDQLIESGKVLITTPRAKETLPSERHSLQTGNIAAIARDDSKKPSSEKLITALVVVGVAVVIIVICLLVWLNHLQKRKCAYPCPGDEIDAQLL